The nucleotide window TCTTTTTAGATGTTTTCCTACTTTCTGGCCATAGTAATAGCATAGTTTTGAGCCTTTATCACCGTtactgttatttttgtttagaaacgtcaaaaaaaaacgaaaaactaataaaaccCCTACCTACCAGGGTTCTTCGAAAACTAAGGTCCTGTATTActtaaaatttttcgaaaaataaatatttttgactaaaCTAATTGAATTaggtataaagaaaaaaaattatagctaAATTTGACCATACAACGTGCAAttcgattatttttcataaattttttctaaaatctagtcttgttttgttttttctttttcgaaagatgtaatttttgttctaataagttTTTCGTCACTCAAATTATCAACTGTAGACACAAATACAgctcaataacaatttttctataccAGTTTCCaagctttttaaaaattataactatcCACTATGTTTTCCATAACGATTTGAGACTTTACAATTAACCGAAGAATCATATACAACTCACTCCATAGTACAAAGGTCGTTGTGTGTCTGTTAAAAGCTTAATTGGACCCATAGTTTAAAATCAagatcgaaatttcaaaaatagccATCAACTGGCCTATCACAAGCCTTGATTTGAATCCGTTTGATTATTTCGTACTTGTTATAACCAATATTCGTTCaagaatacaaaatttgtaaaacgATTTAGTCACCAATTGGATATAGATTATCTTTCCgaaataacttattttaaacACCCGGTACATGATTGttgatttgttttcaaataactcACCTTGTATTAATCggttttatgtataaaaaaaaaaccgtttCGAATTCGTTTTACGTTCCAAATATTCTTCTGCAAAACCCTGGAGcgatttgaatataatttttggcACAATTCTTATGTACTCTAACGATATTTCCGCTAGCAGTAATTTTCACATGGttcataatttcttcaaaaaactcGTCATAAGTCACCCATTTTCCCATGCCACAAGTTACGTGTAACAGTATAAAAAATACCGCGAATAGATTCACGTTATTCATAATTATTCGTatactgaataatttttgtaaaacatcgATAAACTCGATCAATCTTTATGGTAAAGGTAGTGGAAATCGAGTAGATCTATGAATCATACTGACGCAGAACACAATTTTATGCTCGAAATACGATTCTACTATCCATCTTAACAATTTAAGTCTCTCTCGTTCACTCGAATTATTCCGATTGAGAATATTCTATTAGTACGGTGATTTTCGTTTagttttgatcgattttttcttagtttccagtaaaccaaaaaatattcacGCATAGTGCACGTGATAAGGGTTAAAAACGCCAAAGCCGTGCAACTAACAGGACCGCACTCAGGAAATAATTTACGATTTCATATAacagattaataatataaattatgaataattaaccacaattaatatataatataaatatacaacgtaaaaatgaaatttggatTAGATATAACGTTAATAAACAATTTGCACATTTTAGTTTATTTACTTATTGCTGATACACTGTATTAATTTAAACTACAAACAACACCTCGAAACGCCATATTGAATCACGTGATTTGTAAACATGTACACACAGGGTTGCCAGCTCGGGACGGGAGAAATCCCGGACACGAAACCGTGTATACAAATGTCTTTTAAGTTACGACAtacgtttttaaaataaaaaattttgtgaatcaATTATGTACATCAATTTATGAAAACGGAAAAAGAAGAGGAGAGAGTAGGCCAAATCGTGTAATGTTTTTATCGCCTAGGAAAACTAGGAAATATCATCATCAAATTTTGACAACACTGGACGGacgattgaaaaaaaaaaccggGAGTGTCTCGGGAAATTTGGGACTGTTGGCAACCGTGCATACAAATGTCTTTTAAGTTACGACATACGTTCTTATGATAACGTTCTGTTAAAAAGAgatagcaataaatatttagtaatcatttttgtaaaaaataactaattaaaggctaacaaaaaaaatttgatattatacatagtttatatttggaaaaaattatattagcaAACTGTAAAAAAAGAAATCTTTATTGTCctacttttatttttagatatatcaTTTAGATAATTTACCATTACGGTCCTGACTATTAGTGtaattatcagtttttatagACGATTTTATTGGTATACTCTATATGGCGACGATGCGTCTTATCTCTtatcaatgataaaaatagatatttttgtcACTAACTTCGACTATTTGGAATAGATTGGGttatatttattccaaaatgGATTATCGTGAAACATTTTTCGAATGAAATACCCACGTTAAATTTATTTATCGACAGCTACGGCAATTATAACCTACATGGTATATATATTCTCAtcgttttttgttaataacttcgttattttcaattttacaaaaaaaagtcgaaaaagcAAATTTGTGGAGaattaaatttcctacaataaactattcaagaatttttttgcGCGGTGGATATATTCATTGTTATTTTACGAAAACTGTTTCACCCcttttttcaagatggcggATTGGCCGACGACAGAGAATAATGAAGCCGCAGATGAACCTGCCCAGcaccaaaaacaaaacatcCCCGAAACCGagaagaaccgtttttacttaaaCCAGAGCCCCTTTTTGTCGTCTTCTGGCCAATGATCGTTCGTTTTCCCTCCTGTTCAGTCAGGTCAACACAACCCCACGCAACTACCATAACCCCAGCTCTacaactccaacaaaccttaTCCCTTATCCCAAAGGTTGCAATCgtacaaaatcatttttacgCTTTCcctatacataaaaaatgctGACATGATAAATGCAAGGTTAGGGCATGTTTTCTTAACTTTTCAATGGACTAACGCACTaatgattataaataatgattcatCGGAATTACTATGACTTAAAACTCGTAATTACtgtaaaactgataaaaaatagtatctaagctcttaaaattaataaatgtatcaataaTCTTACCTTCTTATAATATTCGTTAATATgttaaaatatccaaaatataagACATTGTGAGATGTAGGGATCTTTACAATCGATTATTTCCGacttaaactttatttttaagaaCTTAATAACTAGtaatattcactttttatatacTAAAAACACTAGCAATCATAGACATTCACCGGTGATGTTTTTTGAGAGCAATAAACACAACATAAACATTCCGAAAATCACTAAATGCGATACAGTTAGAGTAAATTAATACGATActttgaaatacaaatatttttcaaatattttaaacactTTAAATACactaattgaataaattaaacaCGATTCATAAGCCAACGAACTTTCATCTAAGCAAAATGGCGGGCTGTCAACATCAGCTGTTTGAAAATACTGAAtccactttttttaaaaaaaaaatattagaataaccAAAATATACTGTATTAgaataactaaaatattgtattagaattttattaatttacgtAAATTTATAGGGAAAACATAGGGAACTGTTTCAATATTAGTTAAATACGTTACAACGTTGTCAAGTTTCATAacgtatatatttatttaaaaaagaaaaatgggaaggtcgttttttttaaatttttacgtTCATTCGATCTTCATATGACTTAACTACAAcctaaattatcaatttataaacaaaaatgaacttACTAATAAGATAGATCGAAATTTTGATAACATTTACCATTGCTGTACGTATAACCGCGTTTACAGGATTTCGGGGTTAAGAAGCTCCTTCCCTTCTTCACCAAATCTGTATCTTCTTTATCATTTctcgttttattattatctacagTACCTTTTACGAAAACTATACCAAATAGTAGTAATAAAATAAGCATATAGAAACTTAACCTCATTATTCTAGAAATTCTTTTGATGtacttatatttattgaaacagATGTGCATTTAAGAGATAATATTTATCAGATCAAATACAATgatatataaaaactaatatttactCATTTTTTCACTGGATTTTTAGcaaatatgtatgtataaatatCGAGATGCGGTGATTTAGACGAGTATAGAGATGGgcgaaaataatagaatttaacGGTAACCGTTACAAAATAACGTATATATTTCTGGTACTTACTCGGTAGTTGTACTTTCGGTACCGTTTATAGACAGCTGGAAAGGTGAAAAACAACCTCCTGTAGCCGAATAACGGTAACCATCTTTACAACCAGTCGGCACGTCTATGAATCTTCTAGAATTTTTTACGGGAAGTGTAGTAGTTTCATTAAGCtggtaaacaaaaaataatatcgttaacaatattgagaaaatcttcattttatagaaatataatgAGCAGTATTATAACTGATATCGTgaaggttatgtttttgtttagaGTAATGTCAAAAGTTATCATTCcctaattgaaaacaaaatattaaatttttaattacaattttagcAAATATATTTGCTAAAAATATAACTTGATTCAAATGAAAGTAATGTTACAATGAAAGGACGAGGAAACGGAAATGAAGGACTGTCCACCATTTTGTAAACGGTTTTCAACgaaatcaataaacaaattactaAAATTCAATCgtgtataatgaaatttttatcacaAGAAAggtattttaatacaaaatatcgatataatctAACTTCATCTTCCAAAATGATTCGTTGTCAGTTGCCATAACATTTTAAACAACTCACGAGTCTCCCTGTTCATCCACATCCGCCTTACCcctttttaatttgtttttaataaaatagttcactatatttttccaacacacctcgtatatcaaattttattgaagactggtataaattagaaaattgttcATAGCCAAAAATCGGATATtgtggaaaattaaaatataaaaatctaatctcaagaaatataaaatcaactaatattaatatatgtattcttgttaataatatttaggataatttcttttataattaatttgattttcgGAATAAACTTGATAAGAAGCTtttaagttatatttatattttgaaatttaaatagtGTAAGTTAAATCAATACTCGTGTATTAGGGGAAATTATATTTAACCGTTGACAATCGTGTGATATCGTTTTACGGTGTTGtaagatttattattttcaatatccgGTAACAGTATTTATGTCTCGTTTTTCTTTAACATGTTATAACTAATTACTAATTATATTTActttagtttaaaataaatcatcacttcactatatttaattattaaaagaaataattctatgtatacattatttattataaaattcattttgtacCAATAATTAGATGAAAATTACAACGTGGCAACTATGTAATCACCTGTCATGTCTATGCAAACTTCTCGTGAAAGACGTTCattagtttaatttattttttaaaccaaCTATTAACAGTTTCGGGTTCGTCGCTTTCCGTTGTAGTTGTAGTAATCGGAGTGGTTTCTACAGATTCAGTTCTTACCGTTTCAATTTTCTCATCAACAGGTGAATCAGTCACTTGTACTCCATTaacgaaattgaaatttacaacTTTATCTTTGTTATCGCCGGGATGTAATACGAAAGTTTTGTTGAAGGTGTAAACTTTAGAATTAGATTCGTATTTGTTAACGGAAACCGGTATATTTGTATCATTAGACTGGTTGTTTTCTGTTTTTACAACATAGGAATATTTCGGAGTTTTAGTTTTAACTCGAGTTTCGTAAGAAATTATAGTCGGTTGAACCCGAAGAGTTTGAATGATTTTTCGGAAAGCTTCGGGTTGTACGTCGATGTATTCAGTTTCGACACCGGCGTAGGGGTCCGGAGTCGTACTTTTTTCCTCGGTTTTATTTTTTGTCGTTTCTGGTATATTCCGTTGTAGTTGAGGCTGATAAACGCCTGAAAAAAAATTCGATGATTACgttcatttaaataaaacgtCATTCGATAAGAAGCCATATGtaaacaacgttgccaaattttaaaaatagcaTGGGAAAAACTACTCACCGTATTGATAGGGATAAGGATAATACATTGGTTGATTATTAACAGGATAATAAACTTGTTGTTGACCGTAATAAGGATATTGTTGATTCATTACTTGCTGTTGTAGTAAAGCTTGTTGCATACGCCAATTCTGCAACATCTGTTGCTGTAGATCATTATAATTATACGATGGTGTCTGTTGATATTGCGCGTTCACTTTAACGctaaatattataacaaaatatataaatctgtTAGCCGCCATCTTCACTTTAATATACTGAACGTTTTATATCTAATATTATACATTTGTTTGATCAAATGCCTCGACTTCAATGACCCCAAACGAAGTACGATGATAATTAAAGTGTTTCTTCGtattagaatattttgttgCTAAATTTCAACATCATTTAAAACACATGTTAGTACGGgtgaatatttggaaaacttAAATTGAGTAATAGGTCATTTTCTGATTGCTCGAAAGATCTATAATATTGGTAGCTTCTAAacatgattaaaaatttgaaatttcatataaatcacCCTATATATCATATAGAatccgcaatcagctgataaATGATCTATCTGCACCCGagttatagtttccgaaaagcccTTATACCTTTAATTGGGGTCGATGACCCTTATTCTGCATTAATTCTATTCCTTATAAATGATTCACAGATAAAATTATTTGCTCCGTTAAATAATCATCATCTCATGGAGTAGTGTGTTTATTGATGacgaaaatatgttttagtGTAGTGTAgtttatatattacatattcCAATGGAACTACTCTTAATAGACAGTGGCTATTTTGATGTTAGCATACTCCGTATCAATACAATATGTGATAACGAAGTGACATGTAAAATCATATCAGTATTTTGTGAAGAAAATGTGTTTCAATCatagatat belongs to Diorhabda carinulata isolate Delta chromosome X, icDioCari1.1, whole genome shotgun sequence and includes:
- the LOC130902708 gene encoding uncharacterized protein LOC130902708: MAANRFIYFVIIFSVKVNAQYQQTPSYNYNDLQQQMLQNWRMQQALLQQQVMNQQYPYYGQQQVYYPVNNQPMYYPYPYQYGVYQPQLQRNIPETTKNKTEEKSTTPDPYAGVETEYIDVQPEAFRKIIQTLRVQPTIISYETRVKTKTPKYSYVVKTENNQSNDTNIPVSVNKYESNSKVYTFNKTFVLHPGDNKDKVVNFNFVNGVQVTDSPVDEKIETLNETTTLPVKNSRRFIDVPTGCKDGYRYSATGGCFSPFQLSINGTESTTTETY